In Oncorhynchus tshawytscha isolate Ot180627B linkage group LG23, Otsh_v2.0, whole genome shotgun sequence, the following proteins share a genomic window:
- the LOC112223032 gene encoding lens fiber membrane intrinsic protein-like — MHSFMGGGACMGGGLFCAIVGNILLVVSTATDYWMQYRLSGSFAHQGLWRYCMSGKCYMQTDSIAYWNATRAFMILSAMSCFAGIIAGILSFAHFSAFERFNRSFAAGIMFFVSTLFVLLAMAIYTGVTVNFLGKRFGDWRFSWSYILGWVALLMTFFAGIFYMCAYRMHECRRVVGPR; from the exons ATGCACAGCTTTATGGGAGGGGGAGCCTGTATGGGAGGGGGCCTGTTCTGCGCCATAGTGGGGAACATCCTGCTGGTGGTCTCAACTGCGACAGACTACTGGATGCAGTACCGCCTGTCGGGCAGCTTCGCCCACCAGGGCCTGTGGAGGTATTGCATGTCGGGCAAGTgctacatgcagacagacagcatcG cctactGGAATGCCACCCGTGCCTTCATGATCCTGTCGGCCATGTCGTGCTTCGCCGGCATTATAGCAGGCATTCTCTCCTTCGCCCATTTCTCCGCCTTCGAGAGGTTCAACCGCTCCTTCGCTGCAGGGATCATGTTCTTTGTCTCCA CTCTATTTGTTCTGCTTGCAATGGCCATCTACACTGGAGTGACGGTGAACTTCCTGGGGAAGCGATTCGGTGACTGGCGCTTCTCTTGGTCCTACATACTGGGCTGGGTGGCACTGCTCATGACCTTCTTTGCag GAATATTTTACATGTGTGCCTACAGAATGCATGAATGCAGGAGAGTGGTGGGCCCACGCTAA